From Populus trichocarpa isolate Nisqually-1 chromosome 19, P.trichocarpa_v4.1, whole genome shotgun sequence, a single genomic window includes:
- the LOC112325693 gene encoding double-stranded RNA-binding protein 1 isoform X4, with translation MNNKRVMYKSKLQQLSQQRGWEIPKYEVTKEGQEHSPHFYATVTVDATLFSTPFPSSSTKKAQNDAAKLAYKYFSDHPRPSSSSPLNVSADCSGGSAGENTRPSPGGKLELDIQDANPTPLSNEAGAVAKTDESFGGILHLFKNQLQTYAQKRNFTRPVYSCERVGPPHAIRFKCKVTVNGQTYESREYFPTLSKAENAAAKAALMSLLPNGVEEDESGYKNLLQDMAQREGCGLPTYFTEKSGEAHAPTFISTVEIDGVNFTGKEARNKKQAEMSAAKIAYTARRR, from the exons ATGAATAATAAAAGAGTAATGTACAAATCAAAGCTTCAACAACTGTCCCAGCAGAGAGGATGGGAGATCCCTAAGTATGAAGTCACTAAAGAGGGACAAGAGCACAGCCCTCACTTTTATGCCACTGTCACCGTCGACGCCACCCTCTTTTCTACTCCTTTCCCCTCTTCTTCCACTAAGAAAGCTCAAAACGACGCTGCTAAGCTCGCCTATAAATACTTCTCCGACCACCCTCGcccttcctcctcctccccccTTAATG TTTCTGCAGACTGTTCGGGTGGAAGCGCTGGGGAGAATACTCGTCCATCTCCCGGAGGGAAATTGGAATTAGACATACAAGATGCAAATCCAACTCCCCTGTCAAATGAAGCCGGGGCAGTTGCCAAGACTGATGAGAGTTTTGGAG GTATTCTGCACTTGTTTAAAAACCAGCTGCAAACCTATGCGCAAAAGAGAAATTTCACTCGACCTGTGTATTCTTGTGAGCGTGTGGGTCCTCCTCATGCTATTCGCTTTAAGTGCAAGGTCACTGTAAACGGACAAACCTATGAGAGTCGGGAATATTTTCCCACATTGAGCAAAGCTGAAAATGCAGCTGCAAAAGCTGCATTGATGTCATTGTTGCCAAATGGAGTTGAAGag gatGAATCTGGTTATAAGAATCTTTTACAAGATATGGCTCAGAGAGAAGGTTGTGGTTTGCCAACTTATTTTACAGAGAAATCTGGTGAAGCTCATGCGCCTACTTTCATTTCAACAGTGGAGATAGATGGAGTGAATTTTACTGGAAAAGAAGCAAGAAATAAGAAGCAAGCAGAGATGAGTGCTGCAAAGATTGCATACACAGCTCGAAGACGTTGA